The Actinopolymorpha sp. NPDC004070 region CGAACCGGCGTCGGTACGCGCGGGCGAGCGTACCGCTCGACATCGCGGACGGAACCGTGACGGGAGCGGGCCAGCACAAACAACGTGCCGATATGCCGGTTGACCTGCTCGTTGACCTGTCGCTGTTCCTCACCAGCAGGCTGGCGTAGCTGCCGAGCTGCGCCGGGGCTCAGTACGTCCCAGTGGTCGCCAGCAAGTTCGGGATGACCGGACGGCAGCGGCACGGTAGTGGGCGCCAATGGCGTTGGCGGGACCGACAAACGACGGCGAGACGTCTACCCCGCTTGGGAAAGTTGTTACTCAGGCGGCCCTGACGTCGGACTTCGTGTGTCCGCGTCCGGCCGCACGTCAGTCGTCGCTCCGGCAGCCGCGCAGGGAGTCGATGGGGAGGCAGTGCTCAACGTTCGATCGACTGGATGACCGTTGACGGCTTGCCGGTGAACGTTGCCGCGCCAGTCGGATAATTCATCGGTCGACGTGTTCCGCTCCCAGTATCCGGTCGCTACCGTTTCCTCGAATGCGCGAAGGACTTCGTTCGCGCCACACGTGGGAGGGAACGACACGTGGCAGACAGGGGCTTCTCGCGTCGAGGAATGTTGGGAATGGGACTCGGGCTGGGTGTCACTGCGGCCGTGGGTTCCACAACCACCCCGGCCGCGTTCGCCGACGAGGCGGTGACGGGGGTAACGAGCAACCGTGCGGTGAGCATGGTGCTGCACACGCACTCCTGTTTCAGCGAGGGCGGCAGCTGGGCCGCCGGTGGGGGCGGTGCGAGCATGATGGCCCAGCTCGAACAGGCCGTCCGAAACGACATCGATGTGGTCTGGTGGACCGACCACGACTGGCGGATGGAGGCGTACGGCTACTACGACGGCATCGCGTTCGACGGCACCGACGAGAACGGTGGCCTGCAGTGGTTCGTGCAGAACGACGGCGCAGTCACTGATGCCGAGCACGCCTTCGTCGACGACCCGCACAGCCCGAACGAGCCCGGCAAGGCGCTGCGCGTCAGCGCGTCCGGACCGCAGGCCGAGTGGGGGGCCTCGTTCCTGTGGGCGAAGGCTGGCAACAGCTTCTATTCGACCAACCTGTCCGACACCACCTTCACCGTCGACGTACTCGGCGAACGGATCGGGCCCGACGCCGAACTCGTCGTTCAGCTGGAGACGTCCTACCGTCCTGCAACGGCCGGCCGGCCCGCGGGTGTCTACGTGCTGGAGTACCGGCTCGCGGCCACGGCCGGCCGCAGCCTGGCCGACCCACTGATCGGGGTCGTGGCGGTCAAGTCCGACGGAGGCTGGCAGCGGCTGACCATGCACCCCGTCGACGACATCCGGGCGTTCTGGCCGGACCTCGTGGCCGAGGACTCCGGGCTCGCACGGAGTCGGTTCGGCGTACGGGCGCGCAACGGCGCCACCGCGTCCGGCGTGTTCGACCGCCTGCGCATCGACCGTACGCGTGACCCGCTGCACTGGCCAATTCGCACCCAGCGCGACCTGATGCGGCAACTGCGCAGCACGTACCCGGGCGTGACCCAGCTTCTGTCCGCCGAGGTGTCGATGGTGCGTCACATGAACGTGTTCATGGAGGACTTCGAGCTCTACCCGTACCCGACGAGGGGAAAGGCGCCCGTCCTCGACAACTCGGTCGAGGCAGCCGAGGCGATGGTGGCCTGGTACCACGAGCGGGGAGCGCTCGTGCAGTACAACCACCCGCCCATCAACCCCGCCGAGTTGGTCGCCAGCCGCGCCCTGGGAGCCGACCTCATCGAGGTCGCCAACGCCGACGGCGATTTCACGGTGATCCGAGACCGGATCGACCAGTACGACGTGGCCGCCCGGAACGCGATCTTCCTGACCGCGACCAGTCAGGTCGACGACCACGGAGGCCGCGACTGGCAGGAAAAGCCCCACCTCTACACCACCGCGGTGTGGGCGGGGTCGCGTCAGGCACGGGAGCTCCTCACCGCGCTGCCGGCGGCCAGGCATGGTGGTACCACCAGCGACTGTGGCCGACCGGGCAGCTCGACCTGGCGGTGGGTGGTCGGCGGGCGATGGGTCGGGTCGTACGGACCCCGGCGACTCGCGTCCCGGTCGACATCGTGGCGAACAACCTGCCGGAGAACGCGACAGTGCAGGTCGTGGTGGGGGAGTGTGATCGCACCGCCCCGCGACGCCCGCGGTCACCCGGCACACCTACCCTGTCTCGGCGTTCGCTTCAGGTCGGCTGAGGTTCCAGTTGGACCGGGAGAACGGGCGTTACCTACGTGTGGAGGTCCGCGACGCCGAGGACGTGCTTCTGGGCTTCGGCAATCCGGTCTGGCTGCTCTCACCACGCGACGACGTGGAAGTGCCGCGCGCCCGCCGACTCTCCTACGCCGGCCGCTGACCCTGAAGCTGACCCACACCGGCGGTATCTGCTCGCCGGGCACCCCGCCATGAACCAGAACGGTGGAGTCGACGGTCAACGCGCTGACGAGCTTCACCTGCCCATCCACCCGAGGTATCTTCACCGGCAAGGGTGCCTGCTCTGATTGACGGAAGGAGCGATACCCGTGACGAACCGTTGGAGCGGCGTCACCCGTGGACTGCATTGACCCGCGCCGAGTGGCGCGGTTCTGGAGTGAACTGCTCGGCCGCGAGGAAGGTTCGTCCGAGCCTGGATGGGTCTACCTCGGAGGCCGCGACGACCTATTGCCGAGGCTGGTGTTCCAGCCGGTGTCCGAGCCCAAAGTGGGCAAGACCAGGATCCACCTGGATATCGTGGTCGACGACATCGCAGTGGGCATCGAGGAGGTCATCTCTCTCGGTGGTTCTTTCACACGCGAGCGCCACGACTACGACGAAGGTGTCGCCGTGGTCCTGACTGGCCCGGACGGCAACGAGTTCTGCCTGTGCCAGTACTACTCGAGCCAGAGCGCATGAGACGTATTCGAACGGAGGACACTGATGCACGTCTCCTCACCCGGGACCACATTCACCTGTCCGGTGCTGGAAGGACGTCTCGTACGTCTGGAACCGCTCGGACATCATCACGCCGGCGACCTTGCCCGGGCAGGTGAGGAGGACCGGCGTCCGTACGCATTCACCTGGGTGCCCACCGCCGGCGAGGTCAAGGCATACATCGACGCCCAGCTTGCCCGGGCGGCCGCCGGGAAGCTTGCGCCGTACGCCGTGATGGAGCAGACCTCCGGACGCGCGGTCGGCGCCACGGCGTACTGGGATCCACGGCCATGGCCCGACGGGGGAGGACTGTGCGCGGTCGAGGTGGGGTTCACCTGGCTGGCCGCGTCGGCGCAGGGCCGCGGCATCAACACCGAGGCGAAGCTGCTGCTGTTCGACCACGCGTTCACCGAATTCGGTGTCGCCCGGGTCGACCTGAAGACCGACGCACGCAACATCCGCTCCCGCGCGGCGATCGAGAGCGTCGGCGCAAGCTTCGAGGGCGTACTGCGCCGGTGGTCGCGGTCGTGGGCTCCTGGTGAGGAAGGGCTGCTGCGGGACTCAGCGATGTACTCCATCGTGGCCGACGAATGGCCAGAAGCGCGTGCTCGGCTGCTCGAACGTCTGGCCAGGCACCTGCCGCCGGGCAGCCGTTCCTTCCGGCTGGGGGCGGGAGCCTCACCGGACAGGTGAGGTGACTCCGCTGGGCGGTGCGCTGCCCACGCGTGCGGTCGGGGGTTTCTGCATCGTCGGCGGCCGGCGGCCGGCGGATCAGGCCAGGCATCCTGTACCGCAGCTCGGCGTTGTCGTACCTGTCCGACCAGGATCGCGACCACGCTGGAGCGCCTGCAGATCCGTACGGTCATCGACCTTCGCGGGCCCGGATGGGCGCCAAGATCTCCCTGCTGGACGCCTGGCGTGGTGCACGGCACGGCGCCTCTCCGGCTGCGGTGGAGGCCGGCGCGTAGCGCCGACCCACCCCTGCTGTCCACAGACAAAGTAGGGGCCCCGCGACTGTCGCGGGGCCCCCATTCACTCACTGTCCGGCTCTCCGGACCGGGCGACTCCGCCCTCACGAGTTCTTCGGGCGGATCTTCCCCTGGAACATCAGCATGGTCACGAAGTTGTCCGCGTACGGCGAGTTCTTGAGGATCGGGTCGTCGTCGGCCGGGAAGCCTTCGATGTGGTCCTCGAGCGCCGCGTTGTTGCCGTAGCGCTCGTACAAAGGCACGATCGGCAACAGCTCGTTGAACGCCACGGCGGCAGTCGCCACGTTCTTTTTCTGAGCTTCCTGGTCGAGACCTTCACCGGCGTTCGTGACGGCCTTCTCCAGGTCGACCTTCCCGAGCGTGTCGGTGTCCTGCTTGAGCGGGAAGTCCATCCCCTTGCCGCCCTGGTTCGCCGCGACCGGGATGTTGTGGGTGAACAGGTCCGCGACGAAGGCGAAGTGGGGGTGCGGACTGCTCGAGGATCCCCAGCCCTGGATCGCCAGCTGGAAGTTCCCCTTGTCGACGTCGATCGGCTGCTGGGTGAACGTCACCCCTCTGCCGGTCACGCCGAGCCCGAAGTCCGACAACTGCTGGGCCACGTTGGCGCCTGTGGCGGACCAGTCGGCGTACTCCGAGGGGAAGGTGAGGTCGTACTTGGCCGGAGTCCCGTCGGGCTTCATCCACGACTTGCCCTGCTTCTTCCAGCCGGCCTGGGTGAGCAGGTCGGTGGCCTTCTTCTCGTCGTATTCGTAGTGGTTGAGCTTGCCCTGGTCCTCCGAGCTCAGCCAGTCCGGTACCTGGATGTCGGAGAAGCCCGCCATGAACTTCACCGCGACGCCGGAGTCGGAGAGGGAAACCTTGCCCACCTCGTCCCGCTTGATCGCGTGGGCGAACGCCCGGCGGACCCGGACGTCCTTGAACTCGGGCTGCTTGCCCATGTTGAAGAAGATCGCCGGACCGGAATAGACCGGGGGCCGCAGGATCCGGATGCCCTTCGCGATGAACTGCTTCTCGGTGGCGACCGGGAAGCCGTGCGTGGCGTACTCGACCTTCTTGGCCAGGACCAGGGGTGTGATGGTCGGAGTCTCGCCGTTGTAGAGGGTGATCTTGTCGAACTTGACCTTGTCCGCCGCCCAGCCCTTCTTGTTCTTGACCAGGGTGAGCTGCGCGTTGGTGATGCTGTTGTAGTCGTAGGTGAACGGACCGTTGGTGACGACCTCGTTCTGCGGGTTCTTGGGCCGCCAGGCCTGGAGGTCCTCGTTGAGCTTCTTGCCTTCGGGGCTGTCCAGGTCCTTGTCGGACGAGAACAGCTGCTCGGCCCGCTTGCTGAAGTCGCCGTAGGTCGCGGCGCTCAGGATGTTCGCGCGGACGATGTAACGCTCGACTACACTCGAGGGATTGTTCATCGTGAAGACGACCGTCTGGTCGTCCTTCGCCTCGACCTTGGAGAGGAACTGCCACTCGGTCTGGCGCATCACCCGCCGACACATGAACGTACTGATCACGTCCTGGCTGGTGACATCCTTGCCGTCGCTCCACTTGACGCCCTTGCGCAGGGTGTAGGTGAAGGTCTTGGCCACCTCGTCGAAGCCCCACTTCTCGGCGAGCATCGGCTCCCACTTCTTCGCATCCCAGTAGTACATGCCACCGGGCAGGAAGATGAGGTCGAAGTAGGCGCCGGGGTTGATCGCGTCCGTGACGCCCGCCATCAGGTTGAAGTGGCCCTTCGGCGGCACCTGGTAGGGCCAGGCACCGTTGAAGACGGCCTCTCCGCCGCCACCGCCCCCTCCGCCGCCACCGCCACCGCCGTTGCCGCTGTGCTCGCCACAGGCTGCCAGCACGGCGGCCCCCGCGGCACCGAGGCCGAAGATCTCGAGCACCCGTCGCCGGGAGAGCTCGGGGCCGAACGGGCCTGGTGTTGCGTTCATCAGTTCCTCCCATCAATCAAGTGATCAATGCCGCGCTAGGAGGGTTCTGCCTAGCGACTCTTCAGACGTACTAGAACGAGGACCCGACGACACACGCGCACACTGCGCAGCAGAGCCGTCACTTATCCATACAGAGATGCGGGTTCACCGATGTGCTCCCCGTACGGATTCGCACCGGGAACGTTTGATGACCGGGAACGTATACCTTCACCGGGGTCGAGCGGAACCGTATGGCGACA contains the following coding sequences:
- a CDS encoding ABC transporter substrate-binding protein, producing the protein MNATPGPFGPELSRRRVLEIFGLGAAGAAVLAACGEHSGNGGGGGGGGGGGGGEAVFNGAWPYQVPPKGHFNLMAGVTDAINPGAYFDLIFLPGGMYYWDAKKWEPMLAEKWGFDEVAKTFTYTLRKGVKWSDGKDVTSQDVISTFMCRRVMRQTEWQFLSKVEAKDDQTVVFTMNNPSSVVERYIVRANILSAATYGDFSKRAEQLFSSDKDLDSPEGKKLNEDLQAWRPKNPQNEVVTNGPFTYDYNSITNAQLTLVKNKKGWAADKVKFDKITLYNGETPTITPLVLAKKVEYATHGFPVATEKQFIAKGIRILRPPVYSGPAIFFNMGKQPEFKDVRVRRAFAHAIKRDEVGKVSLSDSGVAVKFMAGFSDIQVPDWLSSEDQGKLNHYEYDEKKATDLLTQAGWKKQGKSWMKPDGTPAKYDLTFPSEYADWSATGANVAQQLSDFGLGVTGRGVTFTQQPIDVDKGNFQLAIQGWGSSSSPHPHFAFVADLFTHNIPVAANQGGKGMDFPLKQDTDTLGKVDLEKAVTNAGEGLDQEAQKKNVATAAVAFNELLPIVPLYERYGNNAALEDHIEGFPADDDPILKNSPYADNFVTMLMFQGKIRPKNS
- a CDS encoding GNAT family protein, with the protein product MHVSSPGTTFTCPVLEGRLVRLEPLGHHHAGDLARAGEEDRRPYAFTWVPTAGEVKAYIDAQLARAAAGKLAPYAVMEQTSGRAVGATAYWDPRPWPDGGGLCAVEVGFTWLAASAQGRGINTEAKLLLFDHAFTEFGVARVDLKTDARNIRSRAAIESVGASFEGVLRRWSRSWAPGEEGLLRDSAMYSIVADEWPEARARLLERLARHLPPGSRSFRLGAGASPDR
- a CDS encoding VOC family protein; the protein is MDCIDPRRVARFWSELLGREEGSSEPGWVYLGGRDDLLPRLVFQPVSEPKVGKTRIHLDIVVDDIAVGIEEVISLGGSFTRERHDYDEGVAVVLTGPDGNEFCLCQYYSSQSA